Proteins encoded by one window of Nocardia goodfellowii:
- a CDS encoding amino acid permease: MTAADRQLHAGAELPDSPESGEEGYARGLNPRTIQMIAIGGAIGTGLFYGAGGAIEQAGPALILAYLVAGLAIFVIMRALGELLTYRPVSGSFAEYAHEFLGRFAGFATGWSYWAVWVATCMAEITVAGKYVQYWFDIEPWITALVVLAVMYAANLISVRLFGEGEFWFSTIKVTAIIGMILLGIGVLTIGFGHAADPTVTNLWADGGVFPNGFGQSLLVLQIVLFAYVGVELVGVTAGEAREPRKTLRKAINTLPFRIGLFYVGALLVIMSVSSWRNFHEGKSPFVEVFQQIGIPGAAGLINFVLLTAALSSCNSGIYSTGRMLRTLSLHGEAPAALRKLSPRAVPYVGISLSAAVMVIGVVVNVISPDKAFAYITSVSTIGIIFVWGMILVCHLIYRGRVRQGLLPASDYRLPGAPVTTWLALGFLGLVVVLLFLTESGRTAIAVGLGWGVLVGLGYLTLLRLGKRTA; the protein is encoded by the coding sequence ATGACAGCCGCTGACCGTCAGCTACACGCGGGCGCGGAACTCCCGGACTCGCCCGAATCGGGCGAAGAGGGCTACGCGCGGGGCCTGAACCCGCGCACTATTCAGATGATCGCGATCGGCGGCGCCATCGGCACCGGCCTGTTCTACGGCGCGGGCGGGGCCATCGAGCAGGCGGGCCCGGCTCTGATCCTGGCCTACCTGGTCGCCGGCCTGGCCATCTTCGTCATCATGCGGGCGCTCGGTGAACTGCTCACCTACCGTCCGGTGTCCGGCAGTTTCGCCGAATACGCGCACGAGTTCCTGGGCCGCTTCGCCGGTTTCGCGACGGGCTGGTCGTACTGGGCGGTGTGGGTGGCGACCTGCATGGCCGAGATCACGGTTGCCGGCAAGTACGTGCAGTACTGGTTCGACATCGAGCCATGGATCACCGCGCTGGTCGTGCTCGCGGTGATGTACGCGGCGAACCTGATCTCGGTGCGCCTGTTCGGCGAGGGTGAGTTCTGGTTCTCCACCATCAAGGTGACCGCGATCATCGGCATGATCCTGCTCGGTATCGGCGTGCTCACCATCGGGTTCGGTCACGCCGCCGATCCGACGGTGACCAACCTGTGGGCCGACGGCGGCGTCTTCCCGAACGGCTTCGGCCAGTCGCTACTGGTGCTGCAGATCGTGCTGTTCGCCTACGTCGGCGTCGAACTCGTCGGCGTCACCGCGGGGGAGGCCCGCGAACCGCGCAAGACCCTGCGCAAAGCCATCAATACGCTGCCGTTCCGCATCGGATTGTTCTATGTGGGCGCACTTCTGGTGATCATGTCGGTGTCCAGCTGGCGCAACTTCCACGAGGGCAAGAGTCCGTTCGTGGAGGTCTTCCAGCAGATCGGCATCCCGGGAGCCGCCGGCCTGATCAACTTCGTGCTGCTCACCGCGGCGCTGTCGTCGTGTAACTCCGGTATCTACTCGACCGGCCGGATGCTGCGCACCCTGTCCCTGCACGGTGAGGCGCCGGCCGCGTTGCGCAAGCTCAGCCCGCGCGCGGTGCCGTATGTCGGAATCAGCCTGTCGGCGGCGGTCATGGTGATCGGCGTGGTGGTCAACGTGATCTCGCCGGACAAGGCGTTCGCCTACATCACCTCGGTCAGCACGATCGGCATCATCTTCGTCTGGGGCATGATCCTGGTCTGCCACCTGATCTACCGCGGCCGGGTGCGGCAGGGCCTGCTGCCCGCCAGCGACTACCGGCTGCCCGGCGCGCCGGTTACCACCTGGCTGGCGCTCGGCTTCCTGGGACTCGTCGTGGTCCTGCTGTTCCTCACCGAGAGCGGCCGTACCGCGATCGCGGTCGGCTTGGGGTGGGGCGTGCTGGTCGGCCTGGGTTATCTGACGCTGCTCAGACTCGGCAAGCGCACCGCCTAG
- the yczE gene encoding membrane protein YczE yields the protein MLVRRVVALYSGLWLYGFSMAVMIRAGLGLDPWDVFHQGVAEHVPLSFGMVTAITGVVVLLLWIPLRQRPGLGTLSNVVVIGISVDAGLWLLPAWDSLLVRIGAMVLAVVLNAAATVLYIGAGMGPGPRDGLMTGLVRRTGWSVRLIRTTIEVTVLVIGFVLGGSVGVGTLVYAFGIGPLIQLMIPLVNRHLPGFHARSAIETTAVLPETVAPQPDPAA from the coding sequence ATGCTGGTTCGTCGTGTGGTCGCGCTGTACAGCGGGCTGTGGTTGTACGGGTTCTCCATGGCGGTCATGATCCGGGCCGGGCTCGGGCTGGACCCGTGGGATGTCTTCCATCAGGGCGTGGCCGAGCACGTCCCGCTCAGTTTCGGCATGGTCACGGCCATTACCGGCGTGGTCGTGCTGCTGCTGTGGATCCCGCTGCGGCAGCGGCCCGGCCTCGGCACGCTCAGCAACGTCGTCGTGATCGGTATTTCGGTGGACGCCGGGTTGTGGCTGCTACCGGCGTGGGATTCGCTGCTGGTCCGGATCGGCGCGATGGTGCTGGCGGTGGTGCTCAATGCCGCCGCCACGGTCCTCTACATCGGCGCGGGGATGGGTCCCGGACCGCGCGATGGCCTGATGACTGGCCTGGTGCGCCGCACCGGGTGGTCGGTCCGTCTCATCCGCACCACGATCGAGGTGACGGTGCTGGTGATCGGGTTCGTGCTCGGCGGCAGCGTCGGCGTCGGCACCCTGGTCTACGCCTTCGGCATCGGACCCCTCATCCAGCTCATGATCCCGCTGGTGAACCGGCACCTGCCCGGTTTCCACGCGCGCAGTGCCATCGAGACGACCGCTGTTCTGCCGGAAACCGTCGCGCCGCAGCCTGATCCGGCCGCGTGA
- a CDS encoding cytochrome c oxidase assembly protein: MHEHHSPDVLSGYLGGIVVLLVFAGVGAYLAAVWRLRSRGDHWSWWRSAAALSCGVLLLITVLAPLPGAPFTRHMIQHLVVGMVAPLTLVLARPVTLALRALRQPVRAALLEVVRSRVVAVVMCPPVAALLDIGGLWLLYRTGMFAAVHDRPGPHALVFVHVFASGTLFSTAVTQLEPVRHRYSLVLRATTLVAAAAGHGVLAKTLYAAGPPGTSFAASDLQLGAQIMYYGGDVVELALAAVVAGQWYLATGRAQRHARRRAQPAWPVGPRALDLNRS, translated from the coding sequence ATGCATGAACATCACAGCCCTGACGTGCTGAGTGGCTACCTGGGCGGAATTGTCGTTCTGCTCGTGTTCGCCGGCGTGGGTGCCTATCTGGCGGCCGTGTGGCGGTTACGTTCGCGCGGCGACCACTGGTCCTGGTGGCGGAGCGCGGCGGCTCTGAGTTGCGGTGTGCTGCTGCTCATTACGGTGCTGGCGCCGCTCCCGGGCGCACCGTTCACCCGGCATATGATTCAGCACCTGGTGGTGGGCATGGTGGCGCCGTTGACGCTGGTGCTGGCCCGGCCGGTCACCCTCGCGCTGCGTGCTCTGCGTCAGCCGGTCAGGGCGGCGTTGCTCGAGGTCGTGCGGTCTCGGGTGGTCGCGGTGGTGATGTGCCCGCCGGTGGCGGCGCTGCTGGATATCGGCGGGCTATGGCTGCTGTACCGCACCGGCATGTTCGCGGCGGTCCATGATCGGCCGGGCCCGCATGCGTTGGTGTTCGTGCATGTCTTCGCTTCGGGGACACTGTTTTCCACCGCGGTGACCCAGCTCGAACCGGTTCGGCACCGCTACTCGCTCGTGCTCCGGGCAACGACACTGGTCGCGGCTGCCGCAGGGCACGGGGTCCTGGCCAAGACCCTGTATGCGGCCGGTCCACCGGGAACCTCCTTCGCCGCGAGCGATCTACAGCTCGGCGCGCAGATCATGTATTACGGGGGCGATGTCGTCGAGCTCGCGCTCGCCGCGGTAGTCGCGGGCCAGTGGTACCTCGCTACCGGCCGAGCGCAGCGCCATGCGCGGCGACGTGCGCAACCTGCCTGGCCCGTCGGCCCGCGGGCACTTGACCTCAATCGAAGTTGA
- a CDS encoding DUF4259 domain-containing protein, translating to MGVWGPGNFDSDTVADGLGELTDRIIGDIAEQFQDPSDDTPLEPDEWGGNMVPAWLEILTEIVRTQRVGASFPSAAVLGEWRERYLRVWDGYIDQLDPDDDFKTGRRAVITETFDRAIALAATRARDGE from the coding sequence ATGGGTGTCTGGGGTCCTGGGAACTTCGACAGCGACACCGTTGCGGACGGACTCGGAGAGTTGACCGACCGCATCATCGGCGATATCGCCGAACAATTCCAGGACCCTTCCGACGACACGCCCTTGGAGCCCGACGAGTGGGGCGGGAACATGGTGCCCGCCTGGCTCGAAATCCTCACCGAGATCGTCCGAACCCAGCGGGTCGGCGCGAGCTTCCCCTCGGCGGCGGTGCTCGGCGAGTGGCGCGAACGGTATCTACGGGTATGGGACGGCTACATCGACCAACTCGACCCCGACGACGATTTCAAGACTGGCCGTCGCGCGGTGATCACCGAAACATTCGACCGCGCCATCGCGTTGGCCGCGACTCGTGCGCGAGACGGCGAATAG
- a CDS encoding NAD-dependent epimerase/dehydratase family protein: protein MRVVVTGATGNVGTSVLTALAADPEVTSILGLARRLPDRQWPKTEWVRADVRSSELEPHFRGADAVIHLAWLIQPMHGPMTTWEANVGGTTRVLRAVAAAKVPAFVYASSVGAYSPKHDDVPVPESWPTDGWPAAGYTREKAYVERLLDAFELDNPECRTVRLRPGFIFQRGAASAQRRLFLGPLLPNRLVRPGLIPILPMPTGLRFQAAHSDDVADAYRRAVLGDVRGAFNIAADPVIDARQLGELLGARPVRVPSTAVRGALAAAWHLRLVPAEPTLFDALLRLPLMDTTRARAELGWTPRRTSLDALAELLEGLRTGAGTQTPPLDPRAGGRLRVHEFASGVGGLDPVDQGRSARDG from the coding sequence ATGCGTGTCGTCGTTACCGGTGCTACCGGAAATGTGGGAACCAGCGTGCTCACGGCGTTGGCCGCGGACCCCGAGGTCACCTCGATCCTGGGCTTGGCGCGCCGCCTGCCGGACCGGCAGTGGCCGAAAACGGAGTGGGTGCGGGCCGATGTCCGGAGCAGCGAGCTGGAGCCGCACTTCCGCGGCGCCGACGCGGTGATCCACCTGGCCTGGCTCATCCAGCCGATGCACGGACCGATGACCACCTGGGAGGCCAACGTGGGCGGCACCACGCGGGTGCTGCGCGCGGTGGCGGCGGCCAAGGTGCCCGCCTTCGTCTACGCCTCGTCCGTCGGCGCTTACTCGCCCAAACACGACGACGTGCCGGTGCCCGAGAGTTGGCCGACCGACGGCTGGCCCGCCGCGGGCTACACCCGCGAAAAGGCTTATGTGGAAAGACTTCTGGATGCCTTCGAACTCGACAATCCCGAGTGCCGGACCGTCCGGCTGCGCCCGGGATTCATTTTCCAGCGCGGGGCGGCCAGCGCCCAGCGGCGATTGTTCCTCGGACCGCTGCTGCCGAACCGGCTCGTCCGGCCGGGACTGATCCCCATCCTGCCGATGCCGACGGGCTTGCGGTTCCAGGCAGCGCACAGCGACGACGTCGCCGACGCCTACCGCCGGGCCGTGCTCGGCGATGTGCGGGGTGCCTTCAATATCGCCGCCGACCCGGTGATCGACGCGCGGCAACTGGGCGAATTGCTCGGCGCCCGCCCGGTGCGCGTGCCGAGCACGGCGGTGCGCGGCGCACTGGCGGCCGCCTGGCATCTGCGCCTGGTGCCCGCCGAGCCGACACTGTTCGATGCGTTGCTCCGGTTGCCGCTCATGGACACCACCCGCGCCCGTGCCGAACTGGGGTGGACACCGCGCCGGACCTCCCTCGACGCACTCGCTGAACTGCTGGAGGGCCTGCGCACCGGCGCGGGTACCCAGACCCCGCCGCTGGACCCGCGGGCGGGCGGGCGACTGCGGGTCCACGAGTTCGCCTCGGGCGTCGGCGGTTTGGATCCGGTGGATCAGGGCCGGTCGGCTCGGGACGGGTGA
- a CDS encoding class I SAM-dependent methyltransferase, with amino-acid sequence MSRTFEDLVAEAESVSVDGWDFAWLEGRATEQRPSWGYQRLMSARLAEVDAALDIQTGGGEVLAGAAKLPRTMVATESWPPNIAEATRLLHPLGAVVVSDADEPPLPFADNAFDLVTSRHPVRAWWAEIARVLRPGGSYLSQHVGPASVFELVDYFLGPQPEARKARDPEDARRDAEAAGLEVVDLRFEKLRTEFDDIGAVIYFLRKVIWMVPGFTVDQYRDRLRELHEQIEATGPFVATTTRFLIEARKR; translated from the coding sequence ATGTCGCGAACCTTCGAGGATCTGGTGGCCGAGGCCGAATCGGTGTCGGTGGACGGGTGGGATTTCGCTTGGCTGGAAGGCCGGGCAACCGAACAGCGACCGTCGTGGGGTTATCAGCGTCTGATGAGCGCGCGGTTGGCCGAAGTCGATGCGGCCCTGGATATCCAGACCGGCGGCGGTGAAGTGCTCGCCGGCGCTGCGAAACTGCCGCGCACCATGGTGGCGACCGAGTCGTGGCCGCCGAACATCGCCGAGGCCACCCGGCTGCTGCATCCGCTGGGCGCGGTGGTCGTCAGCGATGCCGACGAACCACCACTTCCGTTCGCGGACAACGCTTTCGATCTGGTCACCAGCCGCCACCCCGTGCGGGCGTGGTGGGCCGAAATCGCCCGCGTACTACGCCCGGGCGGCAGCTACCTGTCCCAGCATGTCGGACCCGCCAGCGTCTTCGAACTGGTCGACTACTTCCTGGGTCCGCAACCGGAAGCGCGTAAAGCGCGGGATCCCGAAGATGCACGCCGCGACGCCGAGGCCGCAGGCCTCGAGGTCGTGGACCTGCGTTTCGAGAAGTTACGCACCGAATTCGACGATATCGGGGCGGTGATCTACTTCCTGCGCAAAGTGATCTGGATGGTCCCCGGTTTCACCGTCGACCAGTACCGAGACCGCTTGCGCGAACTGCACGAGCAGATCGAAGCCACCGGTCCCTTCGTCGCGACCACCACCCGGTTCCTGATCGAGGCCCGCAAGCGCTAG
- a CDS encoding DUF2243 domain-containing protein — translation MTPRDTSIQPGAVETTPLLARSVWSGVLVGLGTAAFIDETVFHQLLHWHHFYDKSTTSVGLVSDGLFHAFGFFAVVIGLVMVADLVRRAGLSKYGVAAGIFLGLGGFQLYDGTVQHKLMRLHQIRYEVDIAPYDWTWNVIAVLLLVVGVLLLRVAKSRRTTATR, via the coding sequence ATGACGCCTAGAGATACATCGATCCAACCGGGAGCGGTGGAGACGACGCCATTGCTGGCCCGCTCGGTGTGGTCCGGTGTGCTGGTCGGCCTCGGAACCGCGGCGTTCATCGACGAGACCGTGTTTCACCAGCTGCTGCATTGGCACCATTTCTACGACAAGTCGACCACCTCGGTGGGTCTGGTCTCGGACGGGTTGTTCCATGCGTTCGGGTTCTTCGCGGTGGTGATCGGCCTGGTCATGGTCGCCGACCTCGTCCGTCGCGCCGGGCTGTCGAAGTACGGCGTAGCCGCCGGAATCTTCCTCGGGCTCGGGGGATTTCAGCTTTACGACGGCACTGTTCAACACAAGCTGATGCGATTGCATCAGATCCGGTACGAGGTCGACATCGCACCCTACGACTGGACGTGGAATGTCATCGCCGTGCTCTTACTCGTGGTGGGCGTGTTGCTGTTGCGAGTAGCCAAGAGCCGCCGTACGACCGCTACCCGATAG
- a CDS encoding Gfo/Idh/MocA family protein — translation MTSLEVAVIGYGLAGSVFHAPLIAAEPRLRVAAVVTGSAERAAQAEREHPGVRVFPDADALFADLSGIDLVVIATPNRTHAPLAHRALTAGVPVVVDKPFAVTAADAEALVAQAQQRGVLLSVFQNRRWDGDFLTVRELIDTGRLGAVRRFESRFERWRPVPKGGWREVGDAADGAGILLDLGPHLVDQALTLFGPVREVYCELDRRRDGIRTDDDAFLALTHDSGVRSHLWMSAVTPQLGPRFRVLGSESGYVTYGLDPQEAALRAGRRPGEGPWGAVESDAWGMLGADPDLEPYPTRAGDYPAFYTAMADALLDGAPVPVDPRDAVTALRILESARDSAATGVARPL, via the coding sequence ATGACTAGTCTCGAGGTCGCCGTGATCGGATACGGGCTGGCGGGATCGGTGTTCCACGCACCGTTGATCGCCGCCGAGCCGCGACTGCGGGTGGCCGCGGTGGTCACCGGATCGGCGGAGCGGGCCGCGCAGGCCGAGCGGGAGCACCCCGGGGTCCGCGTGTTCCCCGACGCCGACGCGCTCTTCGCCGACCTGTCCGGTATCGATCTGGTGGTGATCGCTACGCCGAACCGCACGCACGCCCCCCTCGCGCACCGTGCCTTAACGGCGGGAGTGCCTGTGGTGGTGGACAAACCGTTCGCGGTCACCGCGGCCGACGCGGAAGCCCTTGTGGCACAGGCTCAACAGCGCGGGGTGCTGCTGTCCGTCTTCCAGAACCGGCGCTGGGACGGCGATTTCCTGACCGTGCGGGAACTGATCGACACCGGAAGGCTCGGCGCGGTGCGCCGGTTCGAGTCCCGTTTCGAGCGCTGGCGTCCCGTGCCCAAGGGTGGCTGGCGTGAAGTCGGTGACGCGGCGGACGGCGCGGGCATCCTGCTCGATCTGGGCCCGCACCTCGTCGACCAGGCGCTCACCTTGTTCGGCCCGGTCCGCGAGGTGTATTGCGAACTGGACCGCCGCCGCGACGGCATCCGAACCGATGACGACGCGTTTCTCGCGCTCACCCACGACTCCGGGGTCCGCTCGCACCTGTGGATGAGCGCGGTGACACCCCAGCTCGGGCCACGCTTTCGCGTGCTCGGCTCGGAATCCGGCTATGTCACCTACGGATTGGACCCGCAGGAGGCGGCCTTGCGCGCGGGCCGGCGCCCCGGCGAAGGACCTTGGGGTGCAGTGGAATCCGATGCCTGGGGCATGCTCGGCGCGGACCCCGACCTGGAGCCGTATCCGACCCGAGCGGGCGACTATCCCGCCTTCTACACCGCGATGGCGGACGCGTTGCTGGACGGCGCGCCCGTCCCCGTGGACCCGCGCGATGCCGTGACCGCGCTGCGCATCCTCGAATCCGCGCGCGACTCCGCCGCCACCGGAGTCGCCCGGCCGCTCTAG
- a CDS encoding SAM-dependent methyltransferase, translating into MAQPHAQTTSGLSARIDTTVAHEARVYDYWLGGKDNYPADRALGDAIAGHIPAIQTMAQANRAFLGRSVRYLVREAGITQFLDIGTGIPTAGNTHEVAQRAQPAARVVYVDNDPIVLAHARALMSSSAAGKTAFIHADLHDPDSILTDSALIDTLDFDQPVAIMMVAVLMYFEDADKPHDIVAKLLDAVPSGSYLVITHPTADFDERAMARVVHSAEDAGITFHPRTRAETESLFAGTELVEPGVVPVVTWRPDLADRTPRTVADPESAWYWAGVGRKP; encoded by the coding sequence ATGGCGCAGCCACACGCTCAGACCACCTCCGGATTGTCGGCCAGAATCGATACGACCGTCGCGCACGAAGCGCGGGTGTATGACTACTGGCTCGGTGGCAAAGACAATTACCCCGCCGATCGCGCCCTGGGCGACGCGATAGCCGGGCACATCCCCGCCATCCAGACCATGGCCCAGGCCAATCGGGCGTTCCTCGGCCGGTCGGTGCGCTATCTGGTGCGAGAGGCCGGGATCACGCAGTTCCTCGACATCGGCACCGGGATTCCTACCGCGGGCAATACCCACGAGGTGGCGCAGCGGGCACAGCCCGCCGCCCGCGTCGTCTACGTCGACAACGACCCGATCGTGCTGGCGCACGCGCGCGCTTTGATGTCGAGTTCCGCGGCGGGGAAGACGGCGTTCATTCACGCCGATCTGCACGATCCGGACAGCATCCTGACCGACTCGGCGCTCATCGACACCCTGGATTTCGATCAGCCGGTCGCGATCATGATGGTGGCCGTGCTGATGTACTTCGAGGACGCCGACAAGCCGCACGACATCGTGGCCAAGTTGCTGGATGCCGTCCCCTCGGGCAGTTATCTGGTGATCACCCATCCGACCGCTGATTTCGACGAACGCGCGATGGCCCGGGTGGTGCATTCGGCGGAGGACGCCGGGATCACCTTCCATCCACGCACCCGCGCGGAGACGGAGTCGCTGTTCGCGGGCACGGAACTGGTCGAGCCGGGGGTGGTACCGGTCGTCACGTGGCGGCCCGACCTCGCCGACCGAACGCCGAGGACCGTGGCCGATCCGGAATCGGCCTGGTATTGGGCGGGCGTGGGCCGCAAGCCGTAG
- a CDS encoding alpha-L-fucosidase — translation MNPKSRPWPRRIGRFALRAGIGLLVLGVAAAAALGIGAWRWARQDDAKAAMTTTGRYDSSLESLRRHPLPAWFQDAKFGIMLHWGPYSVPGFAPTGRTFTETVVQDYDHALTRSPYAEDYANQIKDPDSPTAAYHRATYGAATYADIARKFEAELADWDPDAWAEKFRSAGASYVVLTAKYADGYALWPSAVPNPHAPDFHSQRDLVGELAAAVRARGMKFGLYYSGGVDWTFQPRVVNTLGDYIYLPYGADYGDYAEAQVRELIDRYRPDILWNDIGWPTGQQRLNALFADYYNTVPEGVVNDRWQTASFWQALMGRQPLRWGFDRVMKWALSQPGGAERITTPPSVPHSDFRTPEYTGFDVVQEKFWQQDRGIGGSFGYNRRETDADYAPPEELLTSLVEASANNGALLLNAGPSGGAGVIVAEQQSRLDAIGAWLRINREAVDGTRPWTTSTATTTDGTRVLFTRKGSATYAIVLGRPTGPVTLKGLVLQGEATLLGAAGPVTVRPEGADTVLAAPFPGTFAPVVKITAN, via the coding sequence ATGAACCCGAAGTCCAGGCCCTGGCCCCGGCGGATCGGCCGGTTCGCGTTGCGCGCCGGAATCGGCCTGCTGGTACTCGGCGTGGCTGCCGCGGCCGCGCTCGGCATCGGGGCCTGGCGGTGGGCTCGCCAGGACGACGCCAAGGCGGCCATGACGACCACCGGCCGTTACGACAGTTCCCTGGAATCACTGCGCCGGCATCCGCTGCCCGCCTGGTTCCAGGACGCGAAGTTCGGGATCATGCTGCACTGGGGCCCGTACTCGGTGCCGGGCTTCGCTCCGACCGGCCGGACCTTCACCGAGACCGTGGTCCAGGACTACGACCACGCTCTCACCCGCAGCCCCTACGCCGAGGACTACGCCAACCAGATCAAGGATCCGGATTCACCGACCGCGGCCTACCATCGCGCCACCTACGGCGCGGCTACCTATGCGGACATCGCCCGGAAGTTCGAGGCCGAACTGGCCGACTGGGATCCCGATGCCTGGGCGGAGAAGTTCCGCTCCGCCGGCGCCTCCTATGTCGTACTCACCGCGAAATACGCTGACGGATATGCTCTTTGGCCGTCAGCCGTGCCCAACCCGCACGCCCCGGACTTCCATTCCCAGCGTGACCTGGTGGGTGAGCTGGCGGCCGCCGTGCGCGCCCGCGGCATGAAATTCGGTCTCTACTACTCCGGCGGGGTCGACTGGACCTTCCAGCCGCGGGTGGTGAACACGTTGGGGGACTACATCTATCTGCCCTACGGAGCCGACTACGGTGACTACGCCGAGGCCCAGGTGCGCGAGTTGATCGACCGATACCGGCCCGACATCCTCTGGAACGACATCGGCTGGCCCACCGGTCAGCAGCGGCTGAACGCGCTGTTCGCCGACTACTACAACACCGTTCCCGAAGGCGTGGTCAACGACCGGTGGCAGACCGCGTCGTTCTGGCAGGCGCTGATGGGCCGGCAACCGCTGCGCTGGGGGTTCGACCGGGTCATGAAGTGGGCGCTGTCCCAGCCCGGCGGTGCCGAGCGGATCACCACACCACCGTCCGTGCCGCACAGCGACTTCCGGACCCCGGAGTACACCGGCTTCGATGTCGTGCAGGAGAAGTTCTGGCAGCAGGACCGCGGCATCGGCGGCTCCTTCGGCTACAACCGCCGGGAGACCGACGCCGATTACGCGCCACCCGAGGAGTTGCTCACGAGCCTCGTCGAGGCGAGCGCGAACAATGGTGCGCTGCTACTCAATGCGGGCCCGAGCGGGGGAGCGGGCGTTATCGTGGCCGAACAGCAGTCCCGGCTGGACGCGATCGGCGCGTGGTTGCGGATCAACCGGGAAGCGGTGGACGGTACCCGCCCGTGGACGACCTCCACGGCGACCACCACCGACGGCACCCGAGTCCTCTTCACGCGCAAGGGCTCCGCTACCTACGCCATCGTGCTCGGTCGCCCGACGGGCCCGGTCACCCTGAAAGGCCTTGTCCTCCAAGGGGAAGCGACGTTGCTGGGTGCAGCGGGACCGGTGACGGTGCGCCCGGAAGGTGCCGACACCGTGCTCGCCGCACCGTTCCCGGGCACGTTCGCCCCGGTCGTGAAGATCACCGCGAATTGA
- a CDS encoding MDR family MFS transporter, which yields MATETAEPAVGLRSERGAVLGALMLSTGLVALDSTIIATAILTITQSLGGFAQFPWLFSIYLLAQAVTVPIYGKLADTFGRKPVLLFGIAVFALGSLLCGLATSMLGLIIFRAIQGLGAGAVQPMTLTIAGDLYTLAERGKVQGYIAAVWAASSVLGPLLGGLFSEYLSWRLIFLVNLPLSGLAAWMLLRHFKETAPRHRRSSIDYLGAGLLTLGAGAIILGLLEGGHSWAWASAPSIGIFTGGAVVLLVFAVVERRAANPILPLWVFTRRVLVASSLISLFVGAIILGLTSYIPTFAQGVLGSSALIAGLGVGALTLGWPITGSQAGKVYMRIGFRNSALIGSVVATIGAASLLLAGPQSTVWQLAGSCFVMGLGLGLVSTPSIIAAQSSVDWPERGVATSTNMFARSIGSAVGVAVFGAIVNSHVHGADHPAPDALSAAVHLVFVAVTAAAVVLILASTMLPGRPTADAH from the coding sequence GTGGCGACCGAGACAGCGGAGCCGGCTGTCGGCCTCAGATCCGAGCGCGGGGCGGTCCTCGGAGCATTGATGCTCTCGACCGGGCTGGTCGCCTTGGATTCCACCATTATCGCCACCGCGATCCTGACCATCACTCAAAGTCTGGGCGGGTTCGCCCAATTCCCCTGGCTGTTCTCGATCTATCTGCTGGCGCAGGCCGTGACGGTGCCGATCTACGGCAAACTGGCCGACACGTTCGGCCGAAAGCCCGTGCTGCTGTTCGGTATCGCGGTGTTCGCCCTCGGTTCGCTGCTGTGCGGGCTGGCGACCAGCATGCTGGGGCTGATCATCTTCCGCGCCATCCAAGGCTTGGGCGCGGGCGCGGTGCAGCCGATGACGCTGACCATCGCCGGCGATCTGTACACCCTCGCCGAACGTGGCAAGGTGCAGGGCTATATCGCCGCGGTGTGGGCCGCCTCCTCGGTACTCGGCCCACTGCTGGGCGGGCTGTTCTCCGAATATCTGAGCTGGCGCCTGATCTTCCTGGTGAACCTGCCCTTGTCCGGCCTGGCCGCGTGGATGTTGTTGCGGCACTTCAAGGAAACAGCGCCGCGCCATCGGCGCAGCAGCATCGACTACCTCGGCGCGGGCCTGCTCACCCTCGGTGCGGGCGCGATCATTCTGGGGCTGCTCGAAGGCGGGCACTCCTGGGCGTGGGCCTCCGCGCCCAGCATCGGGATTTTCACCGGCGGCGCGGTCGTGCTGCTCGTGTTCGCCGTGGTGGAGCGGCGGGCCGCGAATCCGATTCTGCCGCTGTGGGTTTTCACCCGCCGGGTGCTGGTGGCCAGCAGCCTGATCTCGCTGTTCGTCGGCGCGATAATCCTCGGATTGACCTCCTATATCCCGACTTTCGCGCAAGGCGTGCTCGGCAGCAGCGCGCTGATCGCGGGTCTCGGTGTCGGCGCACTCACTCTGGGCTGGCCGATCACCGGTTCGCAGGCGGGAAAGGTGTACATGCGCATCGGTTTCCGCAACAGCGCTTTGATCGGCAGCGTCGTCGCGACGATCGGCGCCGCCTCGCTGCTGCTGGCGGGCCCGCAGTCGACGGTGTGGCAGTTGGCGGGTTCGTGCTTTGTGATGGGCCTCGGGCTGGGCTTGGTCTCCACACCGTCGATCATCGCCGCGCAGTCCAGTGTGGATTGGCCGGAGCGCGGAGTGGCCACCTCGACCAATATGTTCGCCCGGTCCATCGGCAGCGCGGTGGGCGTCGCGGTGTTCGGCGCCATCGTGAACTCGCACGTGCACGGTGCCGACCATCCCGCACCGGACGCCCTGTCCGCGGCGGTTCACCTGGTGTTCGTCGCGGTCACCGCGGCCGCCGTGGTGTTGATCCTGGCGTCGACCATGCTCCCCGGCCGCCCCACCGCCGACGCGCACTAG